From Brassica oleracea var. oleracea cultivar TO1000 chromosome C3, BOL, whole genome shotgun sequence, a single genomic window includes:
- the LOC106332421 gene encoding transcription factor RAX2-like produces the protein MGRAPCCDKENVKRGPWSPEEDAKLKDYIEKQGTGGNWITLPRKAGLRRCGKSCRLRWLNYLRPNIRHGDFTEEEDNIICSLFASIGSRWSVIAAHLHGRTDNDIKNYWNTKLKKKLMATMAPPRNHHLSAIASSSSSSPSPSSHYNMINSLLPYDPSMSTNQLITPHRGMMTMMGQQQQLLYQEDMGSLVNSPNNNKFVMSHQDDSQKQSTNKGIMLLSDVRSGSSTTRTVTRVKMEHHVYHHEETERSMEGYGMDEINHLISSSCTSSSNSLWFDESKREDKFMLYY, from the exons ATGGGGAGAGCTCCATGTTGTGACAAGGAAAATGTGAAGAGAGGTCCATGGTCTCCTGAAGAAGACGCAAAGCTTAAAGATTACATAGAGAAACAAGGAACTGGTGGGAATTGGATAACTCTCCCTCGCAAAGCTG GTTTAAGGAGATGTGGGAAGAGTTGCAGACTGAGATGGTTGAATTATTTGAGACCAAACATAAGACATGGAGATTTCACTGAGGAAGAAGACAATATTATCTGCAGCCTCTTTGCCTCCATCGGAAGCAG GTGGTCAGTAATAGCAGCTCACCTGCATGGTAGAACTGATAATGACATCAAGAACTATTGGAACACTAAGCTTAAGAAGAAACTCATGGCCACTATGGCTCCTCCACGAAATCATCATCTCTCAGCCATTGCTTCATCATCATCATCATCACCATCACCATCATCACACTACAACATGATCAATAGTCTTCTTCCTTATGACCCCTCAATGTCTACAAACCAGCTGATCACGCCTCATCGGGGGATGATGACGATGATGGGTCAACAACAACAACTATTATACCAAGAAGACATGGGCAGTTTGGTAAATTCTCCAAACAACAACAAGTTCGTAATGAGCCATCAAGACGACAGCCAGAAGCAAAGTACAAATAAGGGAATAATGTTGTTGAGTGATGTAAGAAGTGGGTCAAGTACAACACGAACAGTAACAAGAGTGAAGATGGAGCATCATGTTTATCATCATGAAGAAACTGAGAGATCAATGGAAGGTTATGGAATGGATGAGATAAATCATTTAATAAGTAGTAGTTGTACGAGTAGTAGCAATAGCTTGTGGTTTGACGAAAGCAAAAGAGAGGATAAGTTCATGTTGTATTATTGA